Proteins found in one Herbiconiux sp. A18JL235 genomic segment:
- a CDS encoding DUF808 domain-containing protein, with protein MSVGLLAVVDDILTAALKASAKTAGVVIDDAAVTPQYVQGLTPARELPVVWRISLGSLFNKFVIIIPIALLLTAFAPWVLPYLLIIGGTYLCFEGAEKVTEWFGVHHGSDDDGARDERKLVFGAIRTDLILSTEIMLIALSSLDEGLGFWMTLAALAVIALGMTALVYGAVALLVKVDDIGLRLMKSPSRKVRRTGARVVASMPGVFRVISVVGTVAMLWVGGHLVVANLAETFWAGPYDLLHVVTHAVEAAGPVVVWLADTAYSAVFGLAFGLLIVLIVTGVTRLVRRRGPATTAAHEAHADAH; from the coding sequence ATGTCGGTCGGCCTTCTCGCCGTGGTCGATGACATCCTCACCGCAGCACTCAAGGCCAGCGCCAAGACGGCCGGCGTCGTCATCGACGATGCTGCGGTGACCCCTCAGTACGTGCAGGGCCTCACCCCTGCCCGCGAACTGCCGGTCGTGTGGCGCATCTCGCTCGGGAGCCTGTTCAACAAGTTCGTCATCATCATCCCGATCGCCCTGCTGCTCACGGCGTTCGCGCCCTGGGTGCTCCCCTACCTCCTCATCATCGGCGGAACCTACCTCTGCTTCGAAGGCGCCGAGAAGGTCACCGAGTGGTTCGGCGTGCACCACGGTTCCGACGACGACGGTGCGCGAGACGAGCGCAAACTCGTGTTCGGCGCAATCCGCACCGACCTCATCCTGAGCACCGAGATCATGCTCATCGCCCTCTCCAGCCTCGACGAGGGCCTCGGCTTCTGGATGACCCTCGCCGCCCTCGCCGTGATCGCCCTCGGCATGACAGCGCTCGTCTACGGCGCCGTCGCCCTGCTCGTGAAGGTCGACGACATCGGGTTGCGCCTGATGAAGAGCCCCTCCCGGAAGGTGCGCCGAACCGGCGCGAGAGTCGTCGCGTCGATGCCCGGGGTGTTCCGCGTCATCAGCGTCGTCGGCACGGTCGCCATGCTCTGGGTGGGCGGGCATCTCGTCGTCGCCAACCTCGCCGAGACCTTCTGGGCCGGCCCCTACGATCTGCTCCACGTCGTCACCCACGCCGTCGAAGCGGCGGGCCCGGTCGTGGTGTGGCTCGCCGACACCGCGTACTCGGCCGTGTTCGGCCTGGCGTTCGGGCTGCTCATCGTGCTGATCGTCACCGGTGTCACGCGGCTCGTGCGTCGGCGCGGGCCGGCCACGACAGCGGCGCACGAGGCACACGCCGACGCCCACTGA
- a CDS encoding bleomycin resistance protein: protein MPDRAVPNLPSRDFGVTAEFYGAFGFECVFRDEGWLILRRGTLQLEFFPAPSLDPLTNTFLCCLRVADVDDLYRAVLATGVPEARTGAPRLHPVRLEDWGLRAGYLIDPDGTQLTLIGEPLTDGESSG from the coding sequence CTGCCCGATCGGGCGGTGCCCAACCTGCCGTCGCGCGATTTCGGGGTGACCGCCGAGTTCTACGGGGCATTCGGGTTCGAGTGCGTCTTCCGCGACGAAGGGTGGCTGATCCTCCGGCGCGGAACCCTGCAGCTCGAGTTCTTCCCGGCTCCGTCGCTCGATCCCCTGACGAACACCTTCCTGTGCTGCCTGAGGGTCGCCGACGTCGACGACCTGTACCGCGCCGTGCTCGCCACGGGCGTGCCCGAAGCCCGAACGGGTGCACCCCGGCTCCACCCGGTGCGCCTCGAAGACTGGGGCCTGCGGGCCGGGTATCTCATCGACCCCGACGGCACGCAGCTCACGCTCATCGGGGAGCCCCTCACCGACGGCGAGTCGTCAGGATAG
- a CDS encoding GrpB family protein — MARNEHQRRDDVTEVELIGGPERLEVGLEAHDPAWAATFVEHRDRILEALGDAGASVLVQHIGSTAVPGLAAKPIVDIVVGVDDITDEEAYLPALLAAGYVLRVREPGHRLVRTPARDVHVHVYPREHPAVADYLLLRDRLRSEPTDRALYEETKRMLFTRSWDDMNAYSDAKTDVIEAIKERARAARD; from the coding sequence ATGGCACGGAACGAGCACCAGCGACGGGACGACGTGACCGAGGTCGAGCTGATCGGAGGGCCAGAGCGGCTCGAGGTCGGGCTCGAAGCCCACGACCCGGCCTGGGCGGCCACCTTCGTCGAGCATCGTGACCGCATCCTGGAGGCCCTCGGAGACGCCGGCGCCTCCGTGCTGGTCCAGCACATCGGGTCGACGGCGGTGCCGGGGCTCGCGGCGAAGCCCATCGTCGACATCGTCGTGGGGGTCGACGACATCACCGACGAGGAGGCGTACCTCCCCGCGCTCCTTGCCGCGGGTTACGTGCTGCGGGTGCGCGAGCCGGGACACCGTCTCGTGCGCACCCCCGCCCGCGACGTGCACGTGCATGTCTATCCGCGCGAGCATCCGGCCGTCGCCGACTACCTGCTGCTGCGCGACAGGCTCCGCTCCGAGCCCACCGACCGCGCCCTCTACGAGGAGACGAAGCGGATGCTGTTCACCCGCAGCTGGGACGACATGAACGCCTACTCCGACGCCAAGACCGACGTCATCGAGGCGATCAAGGAACGCGCGAGGGCGGCCCGCGACTGA
- a CDS encoding HAD-IC family P-type ATPase, with translation MGSTGAAAGGAAADRAAAAPTPAAGLTSAQVAERVADGRTNAFSQDTSRSVWSIVRANVITLFNGIILACFLVLLAIGRWQDALFGFSAVANAIIGSVQEYRAKRALDKLALLNAPHARVVRDGAEAEIAVETVVVDDLLVLRAGDQVPADALVAGAHGLQLDESMLTGESDPIEKAPGDRVLSGSVVVGGEGTAVVDRVGADSFANSLAAEAKRFSLVASELRSSINRVLKWVAWIVGPVALLVLNAQMIAQGGWVQAWESGSWRDAAVATIASVVAMVPLGLVLMTSITFAVGAVKLARQQVLVQELPAVEGLARVDLICLDKTGTLTQGDIVFDAAHPLAEVPGWEAVLAWYGVQSDANATARSLAGPFPMVPTAEPLDRVAFSSARKWSAVTFDDGMWVLGGPEMVFPGSAHAALAEQATVLAATGRRTLVLAHGTPTDDETVPADAVPVVLLTFKENIRPDAASTLEYFAAQGVGVRIISGDNPQTVAAIAREVGLDAPRGFDARELPADDAELLAVLDEHVVFGRVTPDQKKRIVVALKAAGHTVAMTGDGVNDALAIKEADIGVAMNSGAAATKAVARLVLLDGRFSHLPNVVAEGRQVIANIERVSMLFLTKTSYATFLAITFGILLLPFPFLPRQLSVTDGLTIGIPAFFLALLPNAQRYVPGFLRRSLSFAVPAGLAVTLGIGAYARLAANAQIPEAEIRTGSTLILTIIGLWILVVLSRPVTRFKGLVIGAMMVGLVLVYTVPIVRDFLQLVDPTLTTALLVLGTALVSIALIEVVRFAHRRIAARDAERAVAGRAAVAGRGAVARRGRQAAAK, from the coding sequence ATGGGGAGCACAGGGGCTGCGGCGGGCGGGGCGGCGGCGGACAGAGCGGCGGCGGCGCCGACCCCGGCGGCCGGTCTCACCTCGGCCCAGGTCGCCGAGCGCGTGGCCGACGGGCGCACCAACGCCTTCTCGCAAGACACCAGTCGCAGCGTCTGGAGCATCGTCCGCGCGAACGTCATCACGCTGTTCAACGGCATCATCCTGGCCTGCTTCTTGGTGCTGCTCGCCATCGGGCGCTGGCAGGACGCCCTCTTCGGCTTCTCCGCGGTCGCCAACGCGATCATCGGCAGCGTGCAGGAGTACCGCGCGAAGCGCGCCCTCGACAAGCTCGCCCTGCTGAATGCGCCGCACGCGAGGGTCGTGCGCGACGGCGCGGAGGCCGAAATCGCCGTCGAGACGGTGGTGGTCGACGACCTGCTGGTGCTGCGCGCCGGTGACCAGGTGCCGGCGGATGCGCTGGTCGCCGGGGCACACGGCCTCCAGCTCGACGAGTCGATGCTCACCGGTGAATCCGACCCGATCGAGAAGGCGCCGGGCGACCGCGTGCTCTCCGGCTCGGTCGTCGTCGGAGGCGAGGGCACGGCCGTCGTCGACCGGGTCGGCGCCGACTCGTTCGCGAACTCCCTGGCCGCGGAGGCCAAGCGGTTCTCCCTCGTCGCCAGCGAGCTGCGCTCCTCGATCAACCGTGTGCTGAAGTGGGTGGCCTGGATCGTCGGCCCCGTCGCCCTGCTCGTGCTGAACGCCCAGATGATCGCCCAGGGCGGCTGGGTGCAAGCCTGGGAGAGCGGGTCGTGGCGTGACGCGGCGGTGGCGACCATCGCATCCGTCGTCGCCATGGTGCCGCTCGGACTCGTGCTCATGACGAGCATCACCTTCGCGGTGGGTGCGGTGAAGCTCGCCAGGCAGCAGGTGCTCGTGCAGGAGCTGCCTGCGGTGGAGGGGCTCGCCCGCGTCGACCTCATCTGCCTCGACAAGACCGGAACGCTGACCCAGGGCGACATCGTGTTCGACGCCGCGCATCCGCTCGCCGAGGTGCCGGGGTGGGAGGCGGTGCTCGCCTGGTACGGCGTGCAGAGCGACGCGAACGCGACGGCACGCAGCCTCGCAGGCCCGTTCCCGATGGTGCCGACGGCCGAGCCGCTCGACCGGGTGGCGTTCTCGTCGGCCCGCAAGTGGAGCGCAGTGACCTTCGACGACGGCATGTGGGTGCTCGGCGGGCCGGAGATGGTGTTCCCGGGTTCGGCGCACGCCGCACTCGCCGAGCAGGCGACCGTGCTGGCCGCCACCGGCCGGCGCACGCTCGTGCTCGCCCACGGCACGCCCACCGACGACGAGACCGTGCCGGCCGACGCGGTGCCGGTGGTGCTGCTGACGTTCAAGGAGAACATCCGGCCCGACGCCGCGTCGACGCTGGAGTACTTCGCCGCACAGGGTGTGGGGGTGCGCATCATCTCGGGCGACAACCCGCAGACGGTGGCGGCGATCGCCCGCGAGGTGGGGCTCGATGCGCCGCGCGGCTTCGACGCACGCGAGCTCCCTGCCGACGACGCCGAGCTGCTCGCGGTGCTCGACGAGCACGTGGTGTTCGGGCGGGTGACGCCCGACCAGAAGAAGCGCATCGTCGTCGCACTCAAGGCCGCCGGGCACACCGTCGCGATGACCGGTGACGGGGTGAACGACGCGCTCGCCATCAAGGAGGCCGATATCGGGGTGGCGATGAACTCGGGTGCCGCGGCGACGAAGGCGGTGGCGCGGTTGGTGCTGCTCGACGGGCGGTTCTCGCACCTGCCGAACGTCGTGGCCGAGGGGCGGCAGGTCATCGCGAACATCGAGCGGGTGTCGATGCTCTTCCTCACGAAGACCTCGTACGCGACGTTCCTCGCGATCACCTTCGGCATCCTGCTGCTGCCGTTCCCGTTCCTGCCGCGTCAGCTGTCGGTGACCGACGGGCTCACCATCGGCATCCCGGCGTTCTTCCTCGCGCTGCTGCCGAACGCGCAGCGCTACGTGCCCGGGTTCCTGCGGAGGTCGCTGAGCTTCGCGGTGCCCGCGGGACTCGCGGTCACGCTCGGCATCGGGGCCTACGCACGGCTGGCGGCGAACGCGCAGATTCCGGAGGCGGAGATCAGGACGGGGTCGACGCTCATCCTCACCATCATCGGGCTGTGGATCCTCGTGGTGCTGTCGCGGCCGGTCACCCGGTTCAAGGGGCTCGTGATCGGGGCGATGATGGTGGGCCTGGTGCTGGTGTACACGGTGCCGATCGTGCGCGACTTCCTGCAGCTGGTCGACCCGACGCTGACGACCGCGCTGCTCGTGCTCGGCACGGCGCTGGTGTCGATCGCGCTGATCGAGGTGGTGCGCTTCGCGCACCGGCGCATCGCGGCACGGGATGCGGAGCGGGCGGTCGCGGGACGGGCGGCAGTGGCGGGGCGGGGTGCCGTGGCTCGGCGGGGGCGTCAGGCAGCGGCGAAGTAG
- a CDS encoding LLM class flavin-dependent oxidoreductase yields the protein MTETTRKNIGFLSFGHWTPSPQSQTRSAADTLLQSIDLAVAAEELGADGAYFRVHHFARQLGSPFPLLAAVGARTKTIEIGTGVIDMRYENPLYMAEDAGAADLISGGRLQLGVSRGSPEQVIDGWRYFGYQPAEGQTDADLAREHTKVLLEVLKGNGFAQPNPRPMFPNPPGLLRIEPHSEGLRDRIWWGAASNATARWAAELGMNLQSSTLKRDESGEPFHVQQAQQIREFRQAWKEAGHEREPRVSVSRSIFAITNDRDRAYFGGDGDSRDQIGNIEADLRAIFGRSYAAEPERLVKQLAEDEAIAEADTLLLTVPNQLGVAYNAHVIESILTEVAPALGWR from the coding sequence GTGACCGAAACAACTCGCAAGAACATCGGCTTCCTCTCCTTCGGGCACTGGACGCCGTCGCCGCAGTCGCAGACGCGATCGGCCGCTGACACGCTGCTCCAGTCGATCGACCTCGCGGTCGCTGCGGAGGAGCTCGGGGCCGACGGCGCGTACTTCCGCGTGCACCACTTCGCCCGTCAGCTCGGCTCGCCGTTCCCGCTGCTCGCCGCGGTCGGCGCGCGCACGAAGACCATCGAGATCGGCACGGGCGTGATCGACATGCGCTACGAGAACCCGCTCTACATGGCCGAGGACGCCGGTGCCGCCGACCTCATCTCGGGCGGCAGGCTGCAGCTCGGCGTGAGCCGCGGGTCACCCGAGCAGGTGATCGACGGATGGCGGTACTTCGGCTACCAGCCGGCCGAGGGCCAGACCGACGCCGACCTCGCACGAGAGCACACGAAGGTGCTGCTCGAGGTGCTGAAGGGCAACGGGTTCGCGCAGCCGAACCCGCGCCCCATGTTCCCGAACCCGCCCGGGCTGCTGCGCATCGAGCCGCACTCGGAGGGGCTGCGCGACCGCATCTGGTGGGGCGCCGCGTCGAACGCGACGGCGCGCTGGGCCGCTGAGCTCGGCATGAACCTGCAGTCGTCGACGCTCAAGAGGGACGAGAGCGGCGAGCCGTTCCATGTGCAGCAGGCGCAGCAGATCCGCGAGTTCCGTCAGGCGTGGAAGGAGGCCGGGCACGAGCGCGAGCCGCGCGTCTCGGTGAGCCGCAGCATCTTCGCCATCACCAACGACAGGGACCGCGCCTACTTCGGCGGCGACGGCGACAGCCGCGACCAGATCGGCAACATCGAGGCCGACCTGCGTGCCATCTTCGGCCGCAGCTACGCCGCCGAGCCGGAGCGCCTGGTGAAGCAGCTGGCGGAGGACGAGGCGATCGCAGAGGCCGACACCCTGCTCCTCACCGTGCCGAACCAGCTGGGTGTGGCGTACAACGCGCACGTGATCGAGTCGATCCTCACGGAGGTGGCGCCGGCGCTCGGCTGGCGGTGA
- a CDS encoding metalloregulator ArsR/SmtB family transcription factor: MTDTASDIFAALAHPTRRQILQDLKDGELAAGEIAARFNATGPTISRHLGVLRQAGLVTERRDGNRILYSLVGERLALSVGDFLSTVCPEQIVLREVRKTRERKAPAAVADADADADAVRAV, from the coding sequence ATGACAGATACGGCGTCGGACATCTTCGCGGCCCTCGCCCACCCCACCCGCCGGCAGATCCTGCAAGACCTCAAAGACGGCGAGCTGGCGGCCGGGGAGATCGCGGCGCGCTTCAACGCGACCGGGCCCACCATCTCGCGGCACCTCGGCGTGCTGCGGCAGGCCGGCCTCGTGACCGAGCGACGCGACGGCAACCGCATCCTGTACTCCCTCGTCGGCGAGCGCCTGGCGCTCTCGGTCGGCGACTTCCTCTCCACGGTCTGCCCCGAGCAGATCGTGCTGCGCGAGGTGCGCAAGACGCGCGAACGCAAGGCACCCGCCGCCGTCGCGGACGCGGACGCCGACGCCGACGCCGTTCGCGCGGTATGA